A single Muntiacus reevesi chromosome 9, mMunRee1.1, whole genome shotgun sequence DNA region contains:
- the LOC136175985 gene encoding olfactory receptor 2AT4-like, translated as METIACNESEESWTIFYLMGIPSLPKSLFLPIFFIFLLLYLLILVGNALILVAVVAEPSLHKPMYFFLINLSALDILFTTTTVPKMLSLFLRGDRYLSFSACFLQMYLFHSFSCSEAFILVVMAYDRYVAVCRPLHYPVIMTPQTSAALAASAWLTALLLPIPAVVQTSHMAFENIAHIYHCFCDHLAVVQASCSDTTPQTFMGFCIAMVVSFLPLLLVLLSYAHILASVLRISSQEGRSKAFSTCSSHLLVVGTYYSSIAIAYVAYRADLPLDFHIMGNVVYAILTPVLNPLIYTLRNKDVKTAITKMACPWNPNNPAKP; from the coding sequence ATGGAGACTATAGCCTGTAATGAATCAGAGGAGTCATGGACCATCTTCTACCTTATGGGCATCCCTTCTCTGCCGAAATCCCTCTTCCTTCCTATCTTCTTCATCTTTCTCCTCCTCTACCTGCTCATCCTGGTGGGAAATGCCCTGatcctggtggctgtggtggCAGAGCCCAGCCTCCACaagcccatgtacttcttcctgatCAACCTCTCAGCCCTGGACATCCTCTTCACCACAACCACTGTCCCCAAGATGCTGTCCTTATTCTTGCGTGGGGATCGCTACCTCAGCTTCTCTGCCTGCTTCCTGCAGATGTACCTCTTCCACAGtttctcctgctctgaagcctTCATCCTGGTggtcatggcctatgaccgctatgtggctgtCTGCCGCCCACTGCACTACCCTGTGATCATGACCCCACAGACCAGTGCTGCCCTGGCAGCCAGTGCCTGGCTCACTGCCCTCCTTCTGCCCATCCCAGCAGTGGTGCAGACCTCCCACATGGCTTTTGAAAACATCGCTCACATCTACCACTGCTTCTGTGACCACTTAGCTGTGGTCCAAGCCTCCTGCTCTGACACCACACCCCAGACCTTCATGGGCTTCTGCATCGCCATGGTGGTGTCCTTCCTGCCCCTTCTCCTGGTGCTTCTCTCCTATGCTCACATCCTGGCCTCAGTGCTTCGCATCAGCTCCCAAGAAGGACGGtcaaaagccttctccacctgcagcTCCCACCTCCTGGTGGTTGGCACTTACTATTCATCCATTGCCATAGCCTATGTGGCCTACAGGGCTGACTTGCCACTTGACTTCCACATCATGGGCAATGTGGTGTATGCTATTCTCACACCTGTCCTCAACCCTCTCATCTACACGCTGAGGAATAAGGATGTAAAGACAGCCATCACCAAAATGGCATGTCCCTGGAACCCAAATAATCCTGCAAAACCCTGA